ttttattttaacattgattTAAAGCAATCAGTTAGCTGATCTATATCATTATAAGATGGCGTCACCGATGGCCAACATGATGGTCTCTCATATGATCTTTTTGGTGCTTTGCGGTCATACGTGCAACATCGAACCTGTCAAAAAATGGAATCAACAGTTACATCGAAAATCAGAATGCAtcaaagaatattaaattatttccataTTCACCTCTCCTCCGTTGGACCAATACGAATGACGGGATTtggcttttttaataattgactcATCTTTCTCATTCATAGGTTTGATAATCTTCAGTAAATCTTTGAATTGGCTGCACTTAGGACACCACCACTCGCTACACTATAATTACCaagtaagataaaatataaaatagatatttcaaacccataaaattataatcctatattatatttttgtactaggtgattttactca
The window above is part of the Acyrthosiphon pisum isolate AL4f unplaced genomic scaffold, pea_aphid_22Mar2018_4r6ur Scaffold_20842;HRSCAF=22294, whole genome shotgun sequence genome. Proteins encoded here:
- the LOC115034720 gene encoding uncharacterized protein LOC115034720 gives rise to the protein MSSPINPERKVNGTSLKAGTSNTKPNNSHQSVNPSSAVDSDDEIKLECSEWWCPKCSQFKDLLKIIKPMNEKDESIIKKAKSRHSYWSNGGEVRCCTYDRKAPKRSYERPSCWPSVTPSYNDIDQLTDCFKSMLK